Proteins encoded by one window of Lathyrus oleraceus cultivar Zhongwan6 chromosome 1, CAAS_Psat_ZW6_1.0, whole genome shotgun sequence:
- the LOC127111162 gene encoding protein DETOXIFICATION 16: MSLHSPLVDEETKRINKEEDRRELIAEVTKQLWLSGPLISVTLLNFGINLISVMFVGHLGELALSGASMATSFATVTGFSLLVGMASALDTLCGQSYGAKQYRMLGVHMQRAMLILMIVAIPLAVIWANTRSILILLGQDPEISAVAGNYAKLMVPCLFAYGLLQCLNRFLQTQNIVFPMMFSSAVTTLLHLPLCWFMVYKSGLGGRGAAVANSISYWINVTILALYVKFSPSCKKTWLGFSKDALALNNIPIFLKLAIPSALMVCLEMWSFELMVLLSGLLPNPKLETSVLSICLNTSAAIWMIPFGLSGAISIRVSNELGAGNPRAARLAVCVVVVIAMIESILVGAVILLIRNIWGYAYSNEEEVVKYVATMLPILAVSNFLDGLQCVLSGTARGCGWQKIGAYVNLGAYYLVGIPAAILLAFVLHIGGKGLWLGITCALITQVFALMIITIRTDWEKEANKATDRVNDSITTESLVS; this comes from the exons ATGTCTCTTCACTCTCCATTGGTTGATGAAGAAACGAAACGGATCAACAAGGAAGAAGATAGAAGAGAGTTGATTGCAGAAGTGACGAAACAGTTATGGCTATCGGGACCGTTAATTTCGGTTACGCTTTTGAATTTTGGTATCAATCTTATTTCTGTTATGTTTGTTGGTCATCTTGGTGAATTGGCTCTTTCTGGTGCTTCCATGGCTACTTCTTTTGCTACTGTCACTGGTTTCAGTTTATTG GTTGGAATGGCAAGTGCCTTGGACACATTATGTGGACAATCATATGGGGCAAAGCAGTACCGCATGCTAGGAGTACACATGCAGAGAGCAATGTTAATTCTCATGATCGTCGCGATTCCACTTGCGGTTATTTGGGCAAACACAAGATCCATTCTCATTTTACTTGGCCAAGATCCTGAAATATCTGCAGTAGCTGGCAACTATGCTAAGTTAATGGTTCCATGCCTTTTTGCTTACGGTCTTCTACAATGCCTCAACAGATTCTTACAGACACAAAATATTGTATTTCCAATGATGTTTAGCTCTGCAGTTACGACATTACTGCACCTTCCTTTATGTTGGTTTATGGTGTACAAGTCTGGATTAGGTGGCAGAGGGGCTGCCGTAGCAAACTCTATATCCTATTGGATCAATGTTACCATACTCGCACTCTATGTCAAGTTTTCTCCTTCATGTAAAAAAACTTGGCTTGGATTTTCCAAGGATGCACTAGCACTTAACAACATCCCTATTTTCTTGAAGCTTGCCATTCCTTCAGCTCTTATGGTTTG CTTGGAAATGTGGTCATTTGAATTAATGGTTCTCCTTTCTGGTCTTCTTCCAAATCCAAAGTTAGAAACATCAGTACTTTCTATCTG TTTGAATACATCGGCGGCTATTTGGATGATCCCATTTGGACTTAGTGGAGCAATAAG CATTCGTGTTTCGAATGAACTCGGTGCTGGTAATCCACGGGCTGCACGTTTGGCAGTGTGCGTTGTTGTAGTGATTGCCATGATTGAGAGCATCTTGGTCGGAGCAGTGATACTACTAATACGCAATATATGGGGCTATGCTTATAGCAATGAAGAAGAAGTTGTCAAATATGTAGCAACTATGTTGCCAATTCTTGCTGTATCCAACTTCCTGGATGGACTGCAATGTGTTCTTTCAG GCACTGCTAGAGGATGTGGTTGGCAGAAAATTGGTGCTTATGTCAATCTTGGAGCATACTATTTAGTTGGGATTCCGGCTGCCATTTTATTAGCTTTTGTATTGCATATTGGCGGGAAG GGTCTGTGGCTGGGGATCACATGTGCTCTCATTACTCAAGTATTTGCTCTAATGATCATTACGATACGCACGGATTGGGAGAAAGAG GCAAATAAGGCTACCGATAGAGTCAATGATTCTATAACAACAGAGAGCTTAGTCTCATGA